Within Chlamydia pneumoniae TW-183, the genomic segment TCCGTCAACAACTAGTTGAGTAGCAGTAGCAGCATGAACTGTTGTCATCAAACCTTCTGTAATTCCGAAATTATCTAGTAAAACTTTAGCAATAGGAGCTAAACAATTCGTAGTGCAAGAAGCATTCGATATAACAAAGTCTTTTTCTGGATTGAAAGTCTTATGGTTCACTCCCATAACGAAAGTAGGAATATCACCTTTTCCAGGAGCAGAGATTAAGACTCGTTTCGCTCCAGCTTGAATATGCTTCTCAGCATCTTCTTTTTTTGTGAACAATCCTGTACATTCAATAACGAGATCAACCCCTAAATCTTTCCAAGGAAGATTTTGAACATTGCGTTCAGATAAAAATTGAATTTTTCTCTTCCCAACGATGAGGTGGTCCGCTTCACAACGTACATCCTCAGGAAAACGTCCATGTGTAGAGTCGAATTTAAATAGATAGGTAAGCGCATCCCCAGGAACAAGATCATTAATGGCGAGGACTTCTACTGAAGAGTTTCTCTTTAAGATTTGTCTTAAAACTAAACGACCAATTCGCCCGAAACCATTAATTACAACTTTCATCGCTTACCCTCAGAGTTCAATAAATTGGAAATTGATTAGCTTTAGCTAGCTAAAAACTCTATAATACACTTTTGAGCATTATCACCAATTCTATTTTGCAGTTTTAGAATACGTGTGTAACCACCTTTTCTTTCTACAAAACGATTCCCCAACTCATCGAATAACTTATTCACAACCAAACGATCGACATTATATACAGAGGTGTCTCCACCTTTAGCTTGTCGAGCTTCTTTGCTTGTTAATTTATTGTATCTGACCATAAGCCGTCCAATAGCTATACGTCGTGCTGCTAAGGAGTTTTTTTTAGCTAAGGTAATCATTTTATCAGCATGTCGGCGTAGTTCTTTAGCTTTAGGCAAAGTAGTCTCAATTCTTTCATAATGAATTAGAGACTTTAACATGTTAGCTAACATACAGCGATTATGCGAGGAAGTACGACCAACTCTAAATTTTTTTCTAGCGTGTTGCATTACTTACTATCCCTTTGTATTTTTAGCCCGAATCTTTTCGGCATACCACTTCATTTTTTCTTTTACGTTATCTAAACCTACGCCAAATTGCGTTAGGTCCATTCCTAATTCAAGCTTCATTTCTTTCAATTTATTCTTGATCTCACACAGTGATTTCTTTCCAAAATTTCTGAATTGTAGCAATCGAGGTTCAGGCATAATAACAAGTTCGCCAATAGTCTCAATATTTGCATTAGACAAACAATTTGTTGATCTGACTGAGAGTTCTATTTCATTAATTCCTAAAATTAACTTATGAAGAATATCATCTTTGTTTTCTTTCTCAATAGAAATAGCTTCTTCAAATACGATTTTCTTCTCATCCATATTTTCAAAAATGGAAAAATGTTTAGTCAAAATTTGAGTTGAAAAAGCCAGAGCTTCTTTCGGAGTCACTCTTCCATCTGTTTCAACTATTAAAACTAAACGGTCAAAATCTGTATCCTGACCCACCCGTGTATCTTCTACAAAGTAGTTGACTAAAGTGACTGGAGAAAAGGCTGCATCCAAAACGATTTCATAAACACCCTTATCTTCCAAAACAATCCTTTCAGAAGGTGTATATCCCCTACCAAAAGCAATTCGTAGAACGACTTCCAACTGTATGGGTTGAGTAACAGTAAAAATGACTTGATCTGGGTTAACGGCTTCAAAGTCCCCTTCTTGCAATAGATCTTGTAGAGTCACTTCTTTTTGTCCATTAGCTGCGGCTAAATCGGAAGCATCTATAGAAATTGAAGCTTTTAAGACCTGAGTGGTTCTTCCTAAAGAACTATCCTGCATGGGGTACTTTTTTAATAGGGCACCTTTTAAATTCAGAATGATGTTAGTTACATCCTCAATAACCCCTTCGATTGCCATATATTCATGAAGTACGCCTGTCATAGCAAACGAGATAATAGCTGGAGCTTCTAAACCAATAAGCAAAGCACGTCTTAGAGCATTTCCTAAAGTGTGGCCCATTCCTCTTTCTAGAGGCTCAGCAATGAAGC encodes:
- the gap gene encoding type I glyceraldehyde-3-phosphate dehydrogenase; this encodes MKVVINGFGRIGRLVLRQILKRNSSVEVLAINDLVPGDALTYLFKFDSTHGRFPEDVRCEADHLIVGKRKIQFLSERNVQNLPWKDLGVDLVIECTGLFTKKEDAEKHIQAGAKRVLISAPGKGDIPTFVMGVNHKTFNPEKDFVISNASCTTNCLAPIAKVLLDNFGITEGLMTTVHAATATQLVVDGPSKKDWRGGRGCLQNIIPASTGAAKAVTLCLPELKGKLTGMAFRVPIEDVSVVDLTVRLDKSTTYDDICKAMKQASETDLKGILDYTDEQVVSSDFIGSEYSSIFDALAGIALNDRFFKLVAWYDNETGYATRIVDLLEYVEKNSK
- the rplQ gene encoding 50S ribosomal protein L17 — protein: MQHARKKFRVGRTSSHNRCMLANMLKSLIHYERIETTLPKAKELRRHADKMITLAKKNSLAARRIAIGRLMVRYNKLTSKEARQAKGGDTSVYNVDRLVVNKLFDELGNRFVERKGGYTRILKLQNRIGDNAQKCIIEFLAS
- a CDS encoding DNA-directed RNA polymerase subunit alpha, which translates into the protein MSDNAHNLLYDKFELPEAVKMLPVEGLPIDKHARFIAEPLERGMGHTLGNALRRALLIGLEAPAIISFAMTGVLHEYMAIEGVIEDVTNIILNLKGALLKKYPMQDSSLGRTTQVLKASISIDASDLAAANGQKEVTLQDLLQEGDFEAVNPDQVIFTVTQPIQLEVVLRIAFGRGYTPSERIVLEDKGVYEIVLDAAFSPVTLVNYFVEDTRVGQDTDFDRLVLIVETDGRVTPKEALAFSTQILTKHFSIFENMDEKKIVFEEAISIEKENKDDILHKLILGINEIELSVRSTNCLSNANIETIGELVIMPEPRLLQFRNFGKKSLCEIKNKLKEMKLELGMDLTQFGVGLDNVKEKMKWYAEKIRAKNTKG